In Thermothelomyces thermophilus ATCC 42464 chromosome 4, complete sequence, a single genomic region encodes these proteins:
- a CDS encoding glycoside hydrolase family 16 protein (CAZy_ID 268047), whose product MLSKVFATVALAASLVSAQTFTDCDPTKRDDCPNPKAVGSKPVDIDFRQGPNSFFKLADGTSLKYDKDLGAVFSISKETDAPTISSNKYIFFGQVDVTVRAARGTGVVTSFVLQSDDLDEIDWEWLGGDATQVQTNYFSKGCTETYDRGGFSPVADPINQFHTYTIKWTPEQLDWIIDGNVVRTLKNTGVEGCSGYPQSPMQIKLGTWVAGRKDAPQGTIDWAGGLTDFSQAPFDGYYQSLHIVDYMGGRGAKEATEYHYTDRSGKWESIEVINDGKGSDDDTTTSSKTSATSTKATSTSKPSSSSSPSSSHIGHTLTTLTTVSSSATRSASSTDGAASTSGPTSTSGNEVDPTSTASQTVSTGAAPSMAGNLAAVGAAALFGYLAL is encoded by the exons ATGCTTTCCAAGGTCTTCGCGACGGTGGCCCTCGCGGCCTCGCTGGTCTCTGCGCAGACTTTCACGGACTGCGACCCCACCAAGCGTG ATGACTGCCCCAACCCCAAGGCTGTCGGCTCCAAGCCCGTCGACATCGACTTCCGTCAGGGCCCCAACAGCTTCTTCAAGCTGGCCGATGGCACGAGCCTCAAGTACGACAAGGATCTCGGCGCGGTCTTCTCGATCAGCAAGGAGACGGATGCCCCCACCATCTCTTCCAACAAGTACATCTTCTTCGGCCAGGTTGACGTGACGGTGCGCGCTGCCCGCGGTACGGGCGTCGTCACCAGCTTCGTGCTGCAGTCggacgacctcgacgagaTCGACTGGGAGTGGCTCGGCGGCGACGCCACCCAGGTCCAGACCAACTACTTCAGCAAGGGCTGCACCGAGACCTACGACCGTGGCGGTTTCTCTCCCGTCGCCGACCCGATCAACCAGTTCCACACCTACACCATCAAGTGGACTCCCGAGCAGCTCGACTGGATCATTGACGGCAACGTCGTCCGCACGCTCAAGAACACGGGCGTCGAGGGCTGCTCCGGCTACCCGCAGTCCCCCATGCAGATCAAGCTCGGTACCTGGGTCGCTGGCCGCAAGGACGCGCCCCAGGGCACCATCGACTGGGCTGGCGGTCTGACCGACTTCAGCCAGGCTCCGTTTGACGGATACTACCAGAGCCTGCACATTGTGGACTACATGGGCGGTCGCGGCGCCAAGGAGGCCACCGAGTACCACTACACGGACCGCAGCGGCAAGTGGGAGAGCATCGAGGTTATCAACGACGGCAAGGGATCCGACGACgacaccaccacctcctccaaGACCAGCGCGACCTCGACCAAGGCCACCTCGACCTCCAAGCCTAGCTCGTCCAGCTCGCCCAGCTCGTCTCACATCGGCCACACCCTCACCACCCTCACCACCGTGAGCTCCTCGGCTACCCGGAGCGCCAGCAGCACCGACGGCGCGGCTTCCACCAGCGGCCCGACCAGCACCAGCGGCAATGAGGTTGATCCCACCTCCACTGC
- a CDS encoding Dihydrodipicolinate synthetase-like protein — protein MAPHNDAPSFSSGYTSGFNRAQYRPVITSGLMTGHLGTGEPHSPLSSSFSTSSEASDFHHIHRPLVPGVYVPTMCFFEESTEDVDTDTIARHAVRLARAGVTGLATQGSNGEAVHLTHAERQLVTATTRKALDEAGFGHMPIIVGCGSQSTRETIQLCREAWEAGGDYALVLPPSYYAPLFAPASETVISFFTAVADASPIPIIIYNFPGAVGGLDLSSDVIVQLARHPNIVGVKLTCGNTGKLARVAAATRNLNKHAGDESSSSSSSSSSSSSSSSSSSSARQQQQQPDFLVLAGSADFTLQSLIAGGHGILAGLANIAPKACVRTVELFGQGKLAEAQALQEVVAQGDWTAIQGGVVGVKSGLQGWMGYGGYARSPLPRPTPEQARKWKEGFRDLVLLEKSL, from the coding sequence ATGGCTCCCCACAACGACGCACCCTCTTTCAGCAGCGGCTACACCTCGGGGTTCAACAGGGCGCAGTACCGCCCCGTGATCACCTCGGGCCTCATGACCGGACACCTCGGCACGGGGGAGCCTCACTCTCCCCTCAGCAGCTCCTTCAGCACTAGCTCGGAGGCGTCCGACTTCCACCACATCCACCGGCCGCTCGTGCCGGGCGTCTACGTGCCAACCATGTGCTTCTTCGAGGAGAGCACCGAGGACGTCGACACGGACACGATCGCCCGGCACGCCGTGCGCCTCGCCAGGGCCGGCGTCACCGGCCTGGCCACCCAGGGCTCCAACGGCGAGGCGGTGCACCTGACGCACGCCGAGCGCCAGCTCGTGACGGCCACGACGCGCAAGGCGCTCGACGAGGCCGGCTTCGGCCACATGCCCATCATCGTCGGCTGCGGCTCGCAGAGCACGCGCGAGACCATCCAGCTCTGCCGCGAGGCCTGGGAGGCCGGCGGCGACTACGCCCTGGTCCTGCCCCCTTCGTACTACGCCCCGCTCTTCGCGCCCGCCTCCGAGACCGTCATCTCCTTCTtcaccgccgtcgccgacgcCTCGCCCATCCCCATCATCATCTACAACTTCcccggcgccgtcggcggcctcgACCTCTCCTCCGACGTCATCGTCCAGCTCGCCCGCCACCCCAACATTGTCGGCGTCAAGCTCACCTGCGGCAACACGGGCAAGCTCGcccgcgtcgccgccgccactcGCAACCTGAACAAGCACGCGGGAGACgagtcctcctcctcctcctcctcctcctcctcctcctcctcctcttcctcctcctcgtcttctgcccggcagcagcagcagcagcccgacTTCCTCGTGCTCGCCGGCTCCGCCGACTTCACGCTGCAGTCGCTCATCGCGGGCGGCCACGGCATCCTGGCGGGGCTGGCCAACATCGCGCCCAAGGCGTGCGTGCGGACCGTGGAGCTCTTCGGCCAGGGCAAGCTGGCCGAGGCCCAGGCCCTGCAGGAGGTGGTCGCGCAGGGCGACTGGACCGCCATCCagggcggcgtcgtcggcgtcaAGTCGGGCCTGCAGGGCTGGATGGGCTACGGCGGCTACGCGCGCAGCCCCCTGCCTCGGCCGACCCCGGAGCAGGCCAGGAAGTGGAAGGAAGGCTTCCGGGACCTCGTCCTGCTGGAGAAGAGTCTCTGA